The following are from one region of the Plutella xylostella chromosome 21, ilPluXylo3.1, whole genome shotgun sequence genome:
- the LOC125490198 gene encoding uncharacterized protein LOC125490198: MDPPPDLRDDLRAGSAEPPSEDAVDLIIEPTASATEPPPATDPAVADQPTGAEPTTSTTDVDPDILQALGEATDVGPTFGEEIHQTLCQLWQPLLKKGMSKEAKDKILKQYLVPSNCTLLQAPKLNIEVSATANEMVKSRDKKVESAQQQLGAGITAISRALTTLMTTNNKVEAVRVLSDGCRLLCDLHFMETQGRIKMLASGLTKPFLNVIQDSVRDETLFGNNLSEKIKASNTIEKQGMQIRKTPQPPKATTSSHSGPRPSQFQGNWTGPPRYPYPPSRGGRGGQRRPPPSARRPAPAPATSRPPPPQGRSRVPTRP; the protein is encoded by the coding sequence ATGGACCCTCCTCCAGATCTCCGAGATGATTTAAGGGCTGGCTCCGCGGAGCCGCCCTCAGAAGACGCAGTGGACTTGATCATCGAGCCAACAGCGTCGGCCACGGAGCCTCCACCGGCCACAGACCCAGCGGTCGCCGACCAGCCCACGGGCGCCGAGCCCACCACTTCAACGACGGATGTAGACCCCGATATTTTACAAGCTCTCGGGGAAGCTACGGACGTGGGACCTACGTTTGGCGAGGAAATACACCAAACTTTATGCCAATTATGGCAGCCCTTACTTAAAAAAGGTATGTCCAAAGAAGCGAAggacaaaattttaaaacagtaCTTGGTTCCAAGCAACTGCACACTGCTGCAGGCGCCGAAACTTAACATTGAAGTCTCCGCGACAGCCAACGAGATGGTCAAGTCACGTGATAAAAAAGTGGAGTCTGCCCAGCAACAACTTGGCGCGGGCATCACGGCCATCAGCAGAGCACTGACGACGCTGATGACGACAAATAATAAAGTGGAGGCCGTTAGAGTATTAAGTGATGGCTGTCGGTTGCTATGTGATTTGCATTTTATGGAGACACAAGGCCGAATCAAAATGCTCGCATCTGGGCTTACTAAGCCATTCCTGAACGTCATTCAAGACAGTGTACGGGACGAAACTTTGTTTGGTAATAATTTGTCTGAGAAGATTAAAGCATCAAATACTATAGAAAAACAAGGAATGCAAATAAGGAAGACACCACAACCTCCGAAAGCCACCACGTCCAGCCACTCAGGACCCAGACCTTCCCAGTTCCAGGGAAATTGGACGGGCCCTCCTCGGTACCCATACCCACCGAGCcggggggggcgcgggggacaGCGGAGGCCGCCACCCAGTGCGCGCCGCCCGGCGCCGGCGCCCGCGACCAgcaggccgccgccgccgcagggCAGGTCGCGTGTCCCAACTCGTCCCTGA
- the LOC105382793 gene encoding mortality factor 4-like protein 1, with product MAPPTKQKFAEGEKVLCFHGPLIYEAKCLKSSITKDKHVRYLIHYAGWNKNWDEWVPESRVLKYNEANVQRQKEVQRVHSAQPTKTKKTPAKGRKSEAAAAEKPEKPESRASTPAGKEKDKEKDKDKEKKDEEPSTPAPAKPTKSSSKEAPADSGSDQPKKKRGRLDLSIESEEQYLSKVEVKIKIPEELKVWLVDDWDVITRQQKLALLPAKLTVEQIVDNYLAFKKSSKAHTPAKDSVLVDITEGIKEYFNATLGSQLLYKFERPQYSEILSEYPDTPMAKIYGSVHLLRLFAKMGPMLAYTALDEKSLQHVLTHIQDFLKYMVTNRSTLFNLQDYGNATPEYHRKVQ from the exons ATGGCTCCCCCAACAAAGCAAAAGTTTGCCGAAG GCGAGAAAGTGTTGTGTTTTCATGGACCTCTGATTTACGAGGCAAAATGTCTCAAAAGTTCTATCACTAAAGATAAACATGTTCGATACCTAATTCATTATGCTGGATGGAATAAAAA TTGGGACGAGTGGGTGCCGGAGAGTCGAGTGCTGAAGTACAATGAGGCGAACGTGCAGCGGCAGAAGGAGGTCCAGCGAGTGCACTCCGCGCAACCCACCAAGACTaagaaaa cTCCTGCCAAGGGTCGCAAGTctgaagctgcagcagccgagAAACCAGAAAAGCCAGAGTCAAGGGCCTCCACTCCTGCAG GAAAAGAGAAAGATAAAGAGAAGGACAAGGACAAGGAAAAGAAGGATGAAGAGCCGTCCACCCCCGCCCCGGCCAAGCCCACCAAGTCTAGCAGTAAGGAGGCACCCGCAGACTCCGGCTCCGATCAACCCAA AAAGAAGCGCGGCCGCCTGGACCTGTCCATCGAGTCCGAAGAGCAATACCTTTCGAAGGTGGAGGTGAAGATCAAGATCCCCGAGGAGCTGAAGGTGTGGCTAGTGGACGACTGGGACGTCATCACGAGGCAGCAGAAACTGGCTCTCTTACCCGCCAAGCTCACCGTCGAGCAGATAGTTGATAATTACCTCGCCTTCAAGAAGTCCAGCAAAGCACACACCCCGGCTAAAGACTCGGTGTTAGTCGATATAACAGAGGGTATCAAGGAATATTTCAATGCAACGTTGGGATCGCAACTGCTGTATAAATTTGAGAGACCGCAGTACAGCGAGATTCTAAGTGAATACCCTGATACGCCGATGGCGAAGATATACGGATCCGTGCATTTGCTAAGGCTGTTCGCAAAGATGGGCCCGATGTTGGCGTATACGGCGCTTGATGAGAAATCCCTGCAACATGTACTGACGCACATACAAGACTTCCTTAAATACATGGTGACGAATAGATCGACTCTGTTCAATTTACAAGACTACGGCAATGCCACCCCGGAGTATCATCGGAAAGTGCAGTAG